The genomic segment GGCTTTCATGACTAGCTCGCTATATCGAGGAGCGACTGGAACATCTCGTCGATGACGTTCAGGATCTTTGTCGCCGCTTTGTAGGATTGTTCGATATCGAGGAGGAGCGTCAGCTCCTCGTCGAGGTTGACGCCGGCCTCGTTGGAATAGGCCTCGTCGGAGCGCGATAGCGCCGCAGATGTGTTTTCGGAGGCCGCCGTCGCATCGCTGCGGTATTGTTCGAGCCAGCCGATCGAGGAACTGGCATAGTCCATCAGGCTTTGCGATGTGGAAAGACCGGCGTCGGAGGAGAACGAGCGCTGTTCCGTCAACGCCGTATACAGGGCGTCGAGATTGTCCGAGAAGCCGCTGTCGCCCGAGCTGTTGAGATCGGTGATGCCGCTGATCGTTCCGTCGCGCAGCTTCGTTGCATCCCCGCCCTCGCTGGTAACGACGGCAAGATTGACCGAGATCGAGGACGCGATGCCGGTGATATCGTCGGAATCCGAGGGTGTTCCTCCAGTTGCTCCGGCCGCCGTCGTCCAGACGAAAAGTGCGGGTGCGCTGGTGCTGCCGTCGGTTTCCGAGAAGGCCTGGACGAGGGACTTGGCGAGCTCGTCGAGCTGAGCCTGGAATGTCGGGGCGATTTCGTCGCGAAGCTGCAGCAGCGCCTGCAGGCTGCCCGAGGCACTTGTCGTCGATCCCTCGCCGGCGTCGAGCGCAACGCCGTCTATATAGACGGAATTGCCCTCCGTTCCGGCGACGTAGGTTGTCGTGGGCACGTATGTGACGGTGCGCGGTATGGTCTCGAACAGCACGGTGCCGTCAGAGGTGTAGAGCGCCATGTCGTTATTGTCGCGGACGGCGGTGGTCACACCGACGATCGAGGAGATCTGCTTCAGAAGCTTTTCACGCTCGTCGAGAGCCGAGGACGTATCGGCGCCCGTCGCTGTCGCCCCCTTGACCGCATTGTTGGCGGTTTCGAACTGCGACAATAGCGTATTCAGCGATGAGACCTGCGTGGCGATCTCCGCATCGGCATCGGCTCTGATCGACTGGACGCCGTCGCTTGCGGTATTCAGCGAATTGGCCAGATCCTGCGCGGCGGTGACAGCCGATTGCGCGGCGGTCGTGCTGCTCGGCGATGTAGCGAATGTCTGCAGCGCCTGCTGAAATGCCGAGAGATAAGTGCTCGGCGAGGTCTCGTAGTCATTGCCGCCCGTCAGCGACTTCAGGCTTTCGAGGCCGGTCACAAGCGTCTGCTGGGCGCTGTCCTTGGCGTTCGATTGCAGATACTGGGCCAGCAGCGCGGTTTCCTGCGCCCGGCTGATGCTGACGACCTGAGCGCCGGACAGAGACGTCGTTATCGACGCCTCGCGTCTGACATAGTCGGAATTTCCGACATTGGCGATGTTGGTCGAGACGACGCTGCTTTGCTGGCCGGTATTGTTGAAAATACTTTGGACGCTGTTCAAGGCGGAGGTAAGCGACATCTAGGCGCTCCCTTTATCGTTTCAGGTTGACGAGGACATCCATGATGTCGGAGCCGGTCTGAAACACCTTCGAATTGGCGGTATAGCTGCGCTGCGCCTCGATCATTTCCGTCAGTTCGCCGGCGAGATCGACGTTCGAACTCTCGAGGGCGCCGGACTGGATGGAGCCGAGCCCGTTCGT from the Rhizobium sp. NZLR1 genome contains:
- the flgK gene encoding flagellar hook-associated protein FlgK; the protein is MSLTSALNSVQSIFNNTGQQSSVVSTNIANVGNSDYVRREASITTSLSGAQVVSISRAQETALLAQYLQSNAKDSAQQTLVTGLESLKSLTGGNDYETSPSTYLSAFQQALQTFATSPSSTTAAQSAVTAAQDLANSLNTASDGVQSIRADADAEIATQVSSLNTLLSQFETANNAVKGATATGADTSSALDEREKLLKQISSIVGVTTAVRDNNDMALYTSDGTVLFETIPRTVTYVPTTTYVAGTEGNSVYIDGVALDAGEGSTTSASGSLQALLQLRDEIAPTFQAQLDELAKSLVQAFSETDGSTSAPALFVWTTAAGATGGTPSDSDDITGIASSISVNLAVVTSEGGDATKLRDGTISGITDLNSSGDSGFSDNLDALYTALTEQRSFSSDAGLSTSQSLMDYASSSIGWLEQYRSDATAASENTSAALSRSDEAYSNEAGVNLDEELTLLLDIEQSYKAATKILNVIDEMFQSLLDIAS